The following proteins are encoded in a genomic region of Brachypodium distachyon strain Bd21 chromosome 1, Brachypodium_distachyon_v3.0, whole genome shotgun sequence:
- the LOC100842928 gene encoding GATA transcription factor 4, whose amino-acid sequence MAGGGHVDKDAAALAAQDLPGLNVFFDQTGLETAAGGEGAGDEEEELEWLSNKDAFPSVETMAVEAPPELEALAATRPAVVGPRTKGVRRRRRVTAPWNVLTPAVLPPPARAAGPRRKCTHCASEETPQWRLGPDGPRTLCNACGVRFKTGRLVPEYRPAKSPTFSPLLHSNSHRRVLEMRRRNQDDDGETPRATAAARRAERAASRLSAKAAADAPAQTA is encoded by the exons ATGGCTGGAGGCGGGCACGTTGAcaaggacgcggcggcgctggccgcCCAGGACCTACCCGGCCTCAACGTCTTCTTTGACCAGACG GGattggagacggcggcgggcggagaaGGGGCGggggacgaggaagaggagctggAGTGGCTGTCGAACAAGGACGCGTTCCCTTCGGTGGAGACcatggcggtggaggcgccgccggagctggaggcgcTGGCGGCGACGCGGCCTGCGGTGGTGGGGCCGAGGACCAAgggggtgcggcggcggaggcgggtgACTGCGCCGTGGAACGTGCTGACGCCGGccgtgctgccgccgcccgcgcgggcggcggggcccCGGCGGAAGTGCACGCACTGCGCGTCGGAGGAGACGCCGCAGTGGCGGCTGGGCCCCGACGGGCCGCGCACGCTGTGCAACGCGTGCGGGGTGCGGTTCAAGACGGGGCGCCTGGTCCCGGAGTACCGGCCCGCCAAGAGCCCAACCTTCTCCCCGCTGCTGCACTCCAACTCCCACCGCCGCGTCCTCGAGATGCGCCGCCGCAAccaggacgacgacggcgagaccccccgcgccaccgccgccgcccgccgcgccgagcgcgccgcctcccgcctctccgccaaggccgccgccgacgccccgGCCCAGACTGCCTAG
- the LOC100843232 gene encoding MDIS1-interacting receptor like kinase 1, with protein sequence MAGANATPRLSSNARFIFSLSFSLSLLCCVAVSNAAAADEAAALLAIKAALVDPLGALEGWGGSPHCTWKGVRCDALGAVTGINLGGMNLSGTIPDDVLGLTGLTSISLRSNAFAHELPLALVSIPTLQELDVSDNSFTGRFPAGLGACASLAYLNASGNNFVGPLPADIGNATELDTLDFRGGFFSGAIPKSYGMLQKLKFLGLSGNNLNGVLPTELFELSALEQMIIGYNEFHGPIPAAIGKLKKLQYLDMAIGSLEGPIPPELGQLPDLDTVFLYKNMIGGKIPKEFGNLSSLVMLDLSDNALTGSIPPELSKLSNLELLNLMCNRLKGGVPAGLGELPKLEVLELWNNSLTGPLPPSLGSKQPLQWLDVSTNALSGPVPVGLCDSGNLTKLILFNNVFTGAIPAGLTSCESLVRVRAHNNRLNGTVPAGLGKLPRLQRLELAGNELSGEIPDDLALSTSLSFIDLSHNRLRSALPSGVLSIPTLQTFAAADNDLVGAMPGELGECRSLSALDLSSNRLSGAIPQGLASCQRLVSLSLRGNGFTGQIPTAIAMMPTLSVLDLSNNFLSGQIPSNFGSSPALEMLSVANNNLTGPVPATGLLRTINPDDLAGNPGLCGAVLPPCGPNALRASSSESSGLRRSHVKHIAAGWAIGISIALVACGAVFVGKLVYQRWYLTGCCEDGAEEDGTAGSWPWRLTAFQRLSFTSAEVVACIKEDNIIGMGGSGVVYRADMPRHHATVAVKKLWRAAGCPEEANTTATATASAAAAKNNGGEFAAEVKLLGRLRHRNVLRMLGYVSNDADTMVLYEYMSGGSLWEALHGRGKGKHLLDWVSRYNVASGVAAGLAYLHHDCRPPVIHRDVKSSNVLLDANMEEAKIADFGLARVMARPNETVSVVAGSYGYIAPEYGYTLKVDQKSDIYSFGVVLMELLTGRRPIEAEYGETGVDIVGWIRERLRSNTGVEELLDAGVGGRVDHVREEMLLVLRVAVLCTARLPKDRPTMRDVVTMLGEAKPRRKSSSATVAATVVDKDKPVFTTSPDSGYL encoded by the coding sequence ATGGCAGGTGCTAATGCTACTCCGAGGCTGAGTAGCAATGCACGGttcatcttctccttgtcCTTCTCCTTGTCGCTCCTGTGCTGCGTGGCAGTGTccaatgccgccgccgccgacgaagcCGCGGCGCTGCTGGCAATCAAGGCCGCGCTCGTCGATCCTCTGGGGGCGCTCGAGGGGTGGGGCGGCTCGCCGCATTGTACCTGGAAGGGCGTGCGCTGCGACGCTCTGGGCGCGGTCACCGGCATCAACCTCGGCGGCATGAACCTGAGCGGCACCATCCCGGACGACGTCCTCGGCCTCACGGGGCTCACCTCCATCAGCCTGCGCAGCAACGCGTTCGCCCACGAGCTTCCCCTGGCGCTCGTCTCCATCCCCACGCTCCAGGAGCTCGACGTGAGCGACAACAGCTTCACCGGCCGCTTCCCCGCGGGCCTCGGCGCGTGCGCATCGTTGGCGTACCTCAACGCGTCGGGCAACAACTTCGTCGGCCCGCTCCCTGCCGACATCGGCAACGCCACCGAGCTCGACACGCTCGACTTCAGAGgcggcttcttctccggcgccatCCCGAAAAGCTACGGCATGCTCCAGAAGCTCAAGTTCTTGGGCCTCTCTGGCAACAACCTCAATGGCGTTCTCCCGACCGAGCTGTTCGAGCTGTCGGCGTTGGAGCAGATGATCATCGGCTACAACGAGTTCCACGGCCCGATCCCGGCAGCCATCGGCAAGCTCAAGAAGCTCCAGTACCTCGACATGGCGATCGGCAGTCTCGAAGGCCCCATCCCGCCGGAGCTCGGTCAGCTGCCGGACCTCGACACCGTGTTCCTCTACAAGAACATGATCGGCGGCAAGATACCCAAGGAGTTCGGCAACCTGTCGTCCCTCGTCATGCTCGACCTCTCCGACAACGCTCTCACCGGTTCAATCCCTCCAGAGCTGTCAAAACTCAGCAACCTGGAGCTGCTCAACCTCATGTGCAACAGGCTCAAGGGCGGCGTCCCGGCGGGGCTCggggagctgcccaagctggAGGTGCTGGAGCTCTGGAACAACTCGCTCACCGgcccgctgccgccatcgCTCGGCTCCAAGCAGCCCCTTCAATGGCTCGACGTGTCAACCAACGCGCTCTCCGGACCCGTCCCCGTGGGTCTCTGCGACAGCGGCAACCTCACGAAGCTGATCTTGTTCAACAACGTCTTCACGGGCGCGATCCCGGCCGGGCTGACATCGTGCGAGTCGCTGGTGCGCGTGCGCGCGCACAACAACCGGCTCAACGGCACGGTCCCTGCCGGGCTCGGGAAGCTGCCGCGGCTGCAGCGGCTGGAGCTGGCCGGGAACGAGCTCTCGGGCGAGATCCCGGACGACCTGGCGCTGTCCACGTCGCTCTCCTTCATCGACCTCTCGCACAACCGGCTCCGGTCGGCGCTGCCGTCGGGCGTCCTGTCGATCCCGACGCTGCAGACGTTCGCGGCCGCGGATAACGACTTGGTGGGAGCAATGCCGGGGGAGCTCGGCGAGTGCCGGTCGCTCTCGGCATTGGACCTGTCGAGCAACCGGCTGTCCGGCGCGATCCCGCAGGGGCTCGCGTCGTGCCAGAGGCTCGTGTCGCTCAGCCTCCGGGGGAACGGGTTCACGGGCCAGATCCCCACGGCCATCGCCATGATGCCGACGCTGTCCGTGCTCGACCTCTCCAACAACTTCCTTTCCGGCCAGATTCCCAGCAACTTCGGCAGCTCCCCCGCGCTCGAGATGCTCAGCGTCGCCAACAACAATCTCACCGGTCCCGTCCCAGCAACCGGGCTGCTGAGGACGATCAACCCCGATGATCTCGCGGGGAACCCGGGTCTCTGCGGCGCCGTCCTGCCGCCGTGCGGCCCGAACGCTCTGCGGGCCTCGTCCTCGGAATCCTCCGGCCTCCGGCGCTCGCACGTCAAGCACATCGCAGCCGGGTGGGCAATCGGCATCTCGATCGCGCTCGTGGCATGCGGGGCCGTGTTCGTGGGCAAGCTGGTGTACCAGCGGTGGTACCTGACCGGTTGCTGCGAGGAcggcgccgaggaagacggcaCCGCCGGGtcatggccatggcggctcACGGCGTTCCAGAGACTAAGCTTCACGAGCGCCGAGGTGGTGGCCTGCATCAAGGAGGACAACATCATCGGCATGGGCGGCTCCGGCGTGGTCTACCGCGCCGACATGCCACGGCACCACGCCACTGTCGCGGTCAAGAAGCTCTGGCGCGCGGCCGGGTGCCCCGAGGAGGCCAAcaccacggccacggccacggcgtcCGCGGCAGCAGCGAAGAACAACGGAGGCGAGTTCGCGGCGGAGGTGAAGCTGCTGGGCCGGCTGCGGCACCGGAACGTGTTGCGCATGCTGGGCTACGTGAGCAACGACGCGGACACCATGGTGCTCTACGAGTACATGTCCGGCGGCAGCCTCTGGGAGGCGCTGCACGGGCGCGGCAAGGGGAAGCATCTCCTGGACTGGGTCTCCCGCTACAACGTGGCGTCCGGCGTCGCGGCCGGACTGGCATACCTCCACCACGACTGCCGGCCGCCGGTGATCCACCGGGACGTCAAGTCCAGCAACGTGCTGCTGGACGCCAACATGGAGGAGGCCAAGATCGCGGACTTCGGCCTGGCCCGCGTGATGGCCCGGCCCAACGAGACGGTCTCCGTGGTGGCCGGTTCCTACGGGTACATCGCGCCGGAGTACGGGTACACGCTCAAGGTGGACCAGAAGAGCGACATCTACAGCTTCGGGGTGGTGCTCATGGAGCTGCTCACGGGCCGGCGGCCCATCGAGGCGGAGTACGGCGAGACCGGCGTCGACATCGTGGGCTGGATCAGGGAGCGGCTGAGGAGCAACACCGGCGTCGAGGAGCTGCTggacgccggcgtcggcgggcgGGTGGACCATGTCAGGGAGGAgatgctgctggtgctgcggGTCGCCGTGCTCTGCACGGCCCGGTTGCCCAAAGACCGGCCCACCATGAGGGACGTGGTCACCATGCTCGGGGAAGCCAAGCCACGGCggaagagcagcagcgccaccgtGGCAGCCACCGTCGTCGACAAGGACAAGCCGGTGTTCACCACGTCGCCGGACTCCGGTTACCTGTAG